In Salvelinus fontinalis isolate EN_2023a unplaced genomic scaffold, ASM2944872v1 scaffold_0401, whole genome shotgun sequence, one genomic interval encodes:
- the LOC129845907 gene encoding uncharacterized protein LOC129845907 isoform X1, with protein sequence MERCSISPVKRLTAHRCLFFLLVAAVTRPSTCNRDDEGEGQVEAFSAQLSVTGQVTPTPIWSVDWGPTLALEDETHHFLSSQEADLYHHGHEVPTTTAEAWLHHQSAPGGVLPQEPLDLLEAPDAEGVADGGSEAEEREPEEVDPQFYVTVTISSLLILTAVIITAKLCYDRSCSQHPPPLSRGVAPPLSLALPRSLALEDSRQTLHGTPSFTDRERIPVVNL encoded by the exons ATGGAGAGATG ctCCATCTCTCCTGTCAAACGACTGACCGCCCACCGCTGCCTTTTCTTCCTCCTGGTTGCCGCGGTGACGCGACCCTCAACCTGTAACCGTGACGACGAGGGCGAGGGGCAGGTGGAGGCCTTCTCAGCCCAGCTGTCCGTCACAGGACAGGTCACACCCACCCCTATTTGGTCCGTGGACTGGGGCCCCACACTAGCCCTGGAGGACGAGACGCATCACTTCCTGTCCAGCCAGGAAGCGGACCTGTACCACCATGGCCATGAAGTCCCCACGACAACCGCTGAGGCCTGGCTGCATCATCAGAGTGCACCGGGCGGCGTTTTGCCCCAGGAGCCCCTGGATCTGCTGGAGGCCCCGGACGCAGAGGGAGTGGCGGATGGAGGAAGTGAGGCGGAGGAGAGAGAGCCTGAGGAAG TGGACCCTCAGTTTTATGTCACAGTGACCATCTCCTCTCTGCTCATCCTGACTGCTGTCATCATAACAGCCAAACTCTG tTACGACCGCAGCTGTTCCCAGCACCCACCCCCGCTTTCCCGTGGCGTGGCCCCCCCCCTTTCTCTAGCCCTCCCTCGTTCCCTGGCTCTGGAGGACAGCCGGCAGACACTGCACGGCACCCCCTCCTTTACCGACAGGGAGAG gATCCCCGTGGTGAACCTCTAA
- the LOC129845907 gene encoding uncharacterized protein LOC129845907 isoform X2 translates to MERCSISPVKRLTAHRCLFFLLVAAVTRPSTCNRDDEGEGQVEAFSAQLSVTGQVTPTPIWSVDWGPTLALEDETHHFLSSQEADLYHHGHEVPTTTAEAWLHHQSAPGGVLPQEPLDLLEAPDAEGVADGGSEAEEREPEEVDPQFYVTVTISSLLILTAVIITAKLWLVEGVCAGNKCCCSG, encoded by the exons ATGGAGAGATG ctCCATCTCTCCTGTCAAACGACTGACCGCCCACCGCTGCCTTTTCTTCCTCCTGGTTGCCGCGGTGACGCGACCCTCAACCTGTAACCGTGACGACGAGGGCGAGGGGCAGGTGGAGGCCTTCTCAGCCCAGCTGTCCGTCACAGGACAGGTCACACCCACCCCTATTTGGTCCGTGGACTGGGGCCCCACACTAGCCCTGGAGGACGAGACGCATCACTTCCTGTCCAGCCAGGAAGCGGACCTGTACCACCATGGCCATGAAGTCCCCACGACAACCGCTGAGGCCTGGCTGCATCATCAGAGTGCACCGGGCGGCGTTTTGCCCCAGGAGCCCCTGGATCTGCTGGAGGCCCCGGACGCAGAGGGAGTGGCGGATGGAGGAAGTGAGGCGGAGGAGAGAGAGCCTGAGGAAG TGGACCCTCAGTTTTATGTCACAGTGACCATCTCCTCTCTGCTCATCCTGACTGCTGTCATCATAACAGCCAAACTCTG GCTGGTTGAAGGTGTGTGTGCTGGAAACAAGTGTTGTTGCAGTGGTTAA
- the si:ch211-154o6.3 gene encoding WD repeat-containing protein 86 isoform X1, translating into MGEVRKLQKKLRQIENLEINISQSLTPEERVKISRKAELRTRLAELLLQLSGPQQTPGIVGGGKHEKMKRQVEATSEALPSHSPSATKIPKGEAEPAGRQKKTGSQKETVTRGETGRKEETGGRRETGAGGEQSEPCLAVTDTSPKENQEGIPPFSMHCNLHIDAEFTSLKASWEKAKFRLRSLEGHSDIVTCVVAVDNLVISGSRDTTVKVWHVPTATEQRNLGGHTGGVTCLSAPPPEYCRRLAWELSLGDKERFILSGSADSCVRIWALSTGQCVKSIYTFNAVTALCFVPEGDGYIITGSDGGKVQAWSWQTMHNCQSINAHEEAVTSLQSQGPLVFSSSAEGGVSVWEGLCTNRDPLQLLHHWDATVTGCGSQEGRLTLSPRGDRLFVAYGRANLRILNWRTGTVSRLTNHSSIAGVTDCVHQTGGLLIGSCYDLSNGESTLNLFSLPQCRYLASLTWADAPRILCFAAWLTGSGGHRWVTGGRALTVWEQLPSSGQQRGDVTTKRDNRLDASLMESEGDSEDEEDSDDYDDDKEENYTSQDAPESGSTSWLRCVLQ; encoded by the exons ATGGGGGAGGTGAGAAAACTCCAGAAGAAATTGAGACAGATTGAGAATCTGGAGATCAACATTTCTCAATCTCTCACTCCAGAAGAAAGAGTTAAG ATCTCCAGGAAGGCGGAGCTCCGCACCAGATTGGCTGAACTTCTGCTGCAGCTTTCTGGCCCCCAGCAAACTCCGGGGATTGTGGGAGGAGGAAAACATGAGAAGATGAAAAGACAAGt TGAAGCCACCTCTGAGGCTCTTCCATCACACAGCCCCTCTGCTACCAAGATCCCCAAGGGAGAAGCAGAGCCAGCAGGCCGACAGAAGAAGACAGGCAGTCAGAAGGAGACGGTAACaaggggagagacaggaagaaaggaggagacgggaggacggagagagacaggagcagggggAGAGCAGTCAGAGCCCTGTCTAGCTGTGACCGACACAAGCCCCAAGGAAAACCAGGAAG GAATACCACcgttctccatgcactgtaatttacacattg ATGCCGAGTTTACATCTCTCAAAGCATCATGGGAGAAAGCCAAGTTTCGCTTGAGGTCGCTGGAGGGTCACAGTGACATCGTCACCTGTGTGGTTGCTGTTGACAACCTGGTGATCTCCGGCAG tcgAGACACAACAGTAAAGGTGTGGCACGTTCCTACGGCAACCGAGCAGCGGAATCTGGGAGGTCACACTGGTGGAGTCACCTGTCTATCTGCCCCACCGCCTGAATACTGTAGGAGACTCG cctgggAACTGTCTCTGGGAGACAAGGAGAGGTTCATCCTGAGTGGTTCAGCGGACTCTTGTGTGAGGATCTGGGCTTTAAGCACGG gcCAGTGTGTAAAGTCCATCTACACCTTTAACGCGGTGACTGCTCTCTGCTTTGTGCCTGAAGGCGATGGCTACATCATCACTGGATCAG atGGGGGTAAAGTCCAGGCCTGGAGCTGGCAAACCATGCACAACTGTCAATCAATCAATGCCCATGAGGAGGCTGTGACCTCCCTACAG TCTCAGGGTCCCCTGGTGTTCAGCAGCTCAGCAGAGGGTGGGGTGTCTGTGTGGGAGGGGCTCTGCACCAACCGCGACCCCCTGCAGCTGTTACATCATTGGGACGCAACGGTAACGGGCTGCGGGAGTCAGGAAGGTCGTCTGACCCTCAGTCCCCGTGGTGACAGGCTCTTCGTTGCCTACGGCAGAGCCAACCTCAGGATTCTCAACTGGAGGACAG GCACCGTGTCCAGGCTAACCAATCACAGCAGCATCGCTGGAGTAACAGATTGTGTACATCAGACAGGGGGACTCCTCATTGGCTCATGCTACGATTTGTCGAATGGGGAAAGCACCTTGAACT tGTTCTCTCTACCTCAGTGCAGGTACCTGGCCTCGCTGACCTGGGCGGATGCTCCGAGAATCCTTTGCTTTGCGGCGTGGCTCACGGGCAGTGGGGGTCACCGCTGGGTCACCGGGGGTCGTGCCCTTACGGTGTGGGAGCAGCTCCCCAGCTCCGGTCAGCAGAG GGGTGATGTCACAACGAAGCGAGACAACCGATTGGACGCCTCCCTGATGGAATCAGAGGGAGATTCCGAGGACGAGGAGGACAGTGAtg ATTACGATGATGACAAAGAAGAGAACTACACATCCCAAGATGCACCAGAGTCGGGCTCAACGTCGTGGCTTCGCTGTGTTCTCcagtga
- the si:ch211-154o6.3 gene encoding platelet-activating factor acetylhydrolase IB subunit beta isoform X2, giving the protein MGEVRKLQKKLRQIENLEINISQSLTPEERVKISRKAELRTRLAELLLQLSGPQQTPGIVGGGKHEKMKRQVEATSEALPSHSPSATKIPKGEAEPAGRQKKTGSQKETVTRGETGRKEETGGRRETGAGGEQSEPCLAVTDTSPKENQEDAEFTSLKASWEKAKFRLRSLEGHSDIVTCVVAVDNLVISGSRDTTVKVWHVPTATEQRNLGGHTGGVTCLSAPPPEYCRRLAWELSLGDKERFILSGSADSCVRIWALSTGQCVKSIYTFNAVTALCFVPEGDGYIITGSDGGKVQAWSWQTMHNCQSINAHEEAVTSLQSQGPLVFSSSAEGGVSVWEGLCTNRDPLQLLHHWDATVTGCGSQEGRLTLSPRGDRLFVAYGRANLRILNWRTGTVSRLTNHSSIAGVTDCVHQTGGLLIGSCYDLSNGESTLNLFSLPQCRYLASLTWADAPRILCFAAWLTGSGGHRWVTGGRALTVWEQLPSSGQQRGDVTTKRDNRLDASLMESEGDSEDEEDSDDYDDDKEENYTSQDAPESGSTSWLRCVLQ; this is encoded by the exons ATGGGGGAGGTGAGAAAACTCCAGAAGAAATTGAGACAGATTGAGAATCTGGAGATCAACATTTCTCAATCTCTCACTCCAGAAGAAAGAGTTAAG ATCTCCAGGAAGGCGGAGCTCCGCACCAGATTGGCTGAACTTCTGCTGCAGCTTTCTGGCCCCCAGCAAACTCCGGGGATTGTGGGAGGAGGAAAACATGAGAAGATGAAAAGACAAGt TGAAGCCACCTCTGAGGCTCTTCCATCACACAGCCCCTCTGCTACCAAGATCCCCAAGGGAGAAGCAGAGCCAGCAGGCCGACAGAAGAAGACAGGCAGTCAGAAGGAGACGGTAACaaggggagagacaggaagaaaggaggagacgggaggacggagagagacaggagcagggggAGAGCAGTCAGAGCCCTGTCTAGCTGTGACCGACACAAGCCCCAAGGAAAACCAGGAAG ATGCCGAGTTTACATCTCTCAAAGCATCATGGGAGAAAGCCAAGTTTCGCTTGAGGTCGCTGGAGGGTCACAGTGACATCGTCACCTGTGTGGTTGCTGTTGACAACCTGGTGATCTCCGGCAG tcgAGACACAACAGTAAAGGTGTGGCACGTTCCTACGGCAACCGAGCAGCGGAATCTGGGAGGTCACACTGGTGGAGTCACCTGTCTATCTGCCCCACCGCCTGAATACTGTAGGAGACTCG cctgggAACTGTCTCTGGGAGACAAGGAGAGGTTCATCCTGAGTGGTTCAGCGGACTCTTGTGTGAGGATCTGGGCTTTAAGCACGG gcCAGTGTGTAAAGTCCATCTACACCTTTAACGCGGTGACTGCTCTCTGCTTTGTGCCTGAAGGCGATGGCTACATCATCACTGGATCAG atGGGGGTAAAGTCCAGGCCTGGAGCTGGCAAACCATGCACAACTGTCAATCAATCAATGCCCATGAGGAGGCTGTGACCTCCCTACAG TCTCAGGGTCCCCTGGTGTTCAGCAGCTCAGCAGAGGGTGGGGTGTCTGTGTGGGAGGGGCTCTGCACCAACCGCGACCCCCTGCAGCTGTTACATCATTGGGACGCAACGGTAACGGGCTGCGGGAGTCAGGAAGGTCGTCTGACCCTCAGTCCCCGTGGTGACAGGCTCTTCGTTGCCTACGGCAGAGCCAACCTCAGGATTCTCAACTGGAGGACAG GCACCGTGTCCAGGCTAACCAATCACAGCAGCATCGCTGGAGTAACAGATTGTGTACATCAGACAGGGGGACTCCTCATTGGCTCATGCTACGATTTGTCGAATGGGGAAAGCACCTTGAACT tGTTCTCTCTACCTCAGTGCAGGTACCTGGCCTCGCTGACCTGGGCGGATGCTCCGAGAATCCTTTGCTTTGCGGCGTGGCTCACGGGCAGTGGGGGTCACCGCTGGGTCACCGGGGGTCGTGCCCTTACGGTGTGGGAGCAGCTCCCCAGCTCCGGTCAGCAGAG GGGTGATGTCACAACGAAGCGAGACAACCGATTGGACGCCTCCCTGATGGAATCAGAGGGAGATTCCGAGGACGAGGAGGACAGTGAtg ATTACGATGATGACAAAGAAGAGAACTACACATCCCAAGATGCACCAGAGTCGGGCTCAACGTCGTGGCTTCGCTGTGTTCTCcagtga